In Mucilaginibacter boryungensis, a single window of DNA contains:
- a CDS encoding helix-turn-helix domain-containing protein, with protein MEQGNRPIPNRLKMHRKVMGLKQRHVARLLGLHDTKPISLWEKGQAMPNSVNLIKLSIIYRTFPNELYYELFGELREELTALEARQPANQ; from the coding sequence ATGGAACAAGGAAACAGACCTATTCCAAATAGACTAAAAATGCACCGCAAGGTGATGGGGCTGAAGCAGCGCCACGTCGCGAGGCTGTTGGGGCTTCATGACACCAAGCCGATTTCCCTCTGGGAAAAAGGGCAGGCCATGCCGAACTCCGTCAACCTCATCAAGCTAAGTATCATCTACCGCACATTCCCGAACGAGCTGTATTACGAGCTATTCGGCGAACTGAGAGAAGAGCTGACGGCACTCGAAGCCCGGCAACCCGCAAACCAATAA
- a CDS encoding tyrosine-type recombinase/integrase — protein sequence MDIQTISQKFCEYSASIRGYSPHTIRRYTTSVSFFSRNTGIAELSQVTDENVRAFFYGGRTERNWSVNTYIVYRKSLLVFFRWCVKQGYMERNPIIDIEIPKREKRIPPKLTKQDALKLLELVYHYPYEYSFLRYRNHAIFSTFIFAGLRKSELLGLKYADVDVDNLTIFIRQGKGNKDRIVPISHTLAQSLKRYIEQRKRLGKTNPEFFSSLRGNIGFTQNGLKKLVEQMREASRLPFTVHKLRHTFATLMLEGGCDIFSLSKMMGHSDIKTTTIYLAASAEHLRAQMTKHPLNDM from the coding sequence ATGGACATACAGACCATATCGCAAAAATTCTGTGAGTATTCAGCCTCAATCCGCGGCTATTCGCCCCACACCATCAGGAGATACACCACGTCGGTCAGCTTCTTTAGTCGCAATACCGGCATTGCAGAGCTCAGCCAAGTTACCGATGAGAATGTGCGAGCCTTTTTCTACGGCGGCAGGACAGAGCGCAACTGGTCGGTCAACACCTACATTGTTTACCGCAAGTCGCTGCTCGTGTTTTTCCGCTGGTGCGTCAAGCAGGGGTACATGGAACGGAACCCAATTATTGACATCGAGATACCAAAACGCGAAAAGCGGATACCGCCAAAACTTACCAAGCAGGACGCGCTAAAGCTGCTTGAGCTTGTCTATCATTACCCCTACGAATACTCGTTTCTGAGATACCGGAACCATGCGATCTTCTCAACCTTCATATTTGCGGGACTGCGAAAAAGCGAACTGCTAGGCCTGAAATACGCGGACGTAGACGTGGACAACCTCACCATATTTATCCGCCAGGGCAAGGGAAACAAGGACCGGATCGTACCGATCAGCCACACGCTTGCGCAAAGCCTGAAGCGGTACATAGAGCAAAGAAAGCGACTGGGAAAAACCAACCCTGAATTCTTCTCGTCGCTGCGCGGCAATATCGGATTTACCCAAAACGGACTCAAGAAACTGGTCGAGCAGATGCGCGAAGCTTCCAGGCTGCCCTTCACCGTCCATAAGCTGCGGCACACCTTCGCGACGCTGATGCTGGAGGGAGGCTGCGACATTTTCAGCCTTTCGAAGATGATGGGACACAGCGACATCAAGACAACGACGATATATCTGGCCGCCAGCGCCGAGCACCTGCGCGCGCAAATGACCAAGCATCCCCTGAATGATATGTAA
- a CDS encoding LPO_1073/Vpar_1526 family protein → MIFKKSKLKAGSNSTNIQVGGDAQFGLSYDEARQIALDIFKSNFYEFSEKAAKIALERAEEITEKFLKTFFNGSDWDKAKLEEPAVQSSIYEVQKAYARTGDKELEQRLLDALLARIGSEERHINQIVLDEAIAVLPKLTDNEVKLLSLVVSATKVQYQGVNTLKAFDDFVNSGLMRFFPDKISPAESTHLQYCGCYTLPMGGAHFFMSLGEYLGARYKGLLTRGFSEKYFMEETNGMTLISLGDFIIKNLRNPEVYQFNVLHDNEFDQRLTQLGLGEKGKLLKALWNKTAMNKTEVEKLLIDMNPRASKLIYTWNKTILPAMQLTPVGYAIAIINFNRVMNAKLDFWAFI, encoded by the coding sequence ATGATTTTTAAAAAATCAAAGCTAAAAGCCGGCTCCAATTCAACGAATATACAAGTAGGTGGAGATGCACAATTTGGATTATCATATGATGAGGCACGGCAGATTGCGCTCGATATTTTTAAATCAAACTTTTATGAATTTTCTGAAAAGGCGGCAAAGATCGCATTAGAAAGGGCAGAAGAAATTACCGAAAAGTTCCTTAAAACATTTTTTAATGGTTCTGATTGGGACAAAGCAAAGCTTGAAGAGCCCGCGGTGCAGTCCTCTATATACGAAGTGCAAAAAGCGTATGCTCGAACGGGCGATAAGGAGTTAGAGCAACGGCTACTCGATGCCCTACTGGCGCGCATCGGTTCCGAGGAACGTCACATCAACCAAATTGTACTTGATGAAGCAATAGCGGTATTGCCGAAGCTAACCGACAATGAAGTGAAATTGCTCTCATTGGTAGTTTCAGCAACAAAAGTCCAATATCAGGGAGTTAATACCCTAAAAGCATTTGATGATTTTGTAAATAGTGGCTTAATGCGTTTTTTTCCTGACAAAATATCACCTGCGGAATCCACCCACCTCCAATATTGTGGCTGTTATACGTTGCCAATGGGGGGGGCGCATTTTTTTATGTCTTTAGGTGAGTATCTGGGAGCAAGGTATAAAGGTCTTTTAACTCGTGGTTTTTCTGAGAAATATTTTATGGAGGAAACGAATGGAATGACATTAATCAGCTTGGGAGATTTCATTATCAAAAACCTGCGAAATCCCGAGGTATATCAGTTTAATGTGTTGCATGATAACGAGTTTGACCAGCGACTGACACAATTGGGGTTAGGCGAAAAAGGGAAATTACTTAAAGCCCTTTGGAACAAAACAGCAATGAATAAAACGGAAGTGGAGAAGCTGCTGATAGACATGAACCCTCGTGCCAGTAAATTAATCTACACTTGGAATAAAACTATCCTTCCTGCAATGCAGCTCACGCCTGTCGGTTACGCAATCGCGATCATCAATTTCAACCGGGTCATGAACGCCAAGCTCGACTTTTGGGCTTTCATTTGA